In Macadamia integrifolia cultivar HAES 741 chromosome 12, SCU_Mint_v3, whole genome shotgun sequence, the following are encoded in one genomic region:
- the LOC122058390 gene encoding putative disease resistance protein At4g19050 isoform X1: MNECLSLMHLPTSFGELSSLKTLHIRNARIDQLPETLGLLEALTELYVDFSAIRLPISIRHLRNLQILSTDYYSMRSEGFIRDERQSKPRMGSEMDLLELPPSLKYLDASHCKMKSLPMLSNLTNLELLQLFDCPNLMEIPTTINALTRLESLYLVQCPHVQCIPHLPSSLKFLIVHNCENLREISGYSDVGNLEKLLLRDCSKLAKLSLEGLDSLQQFQILGCDSLRKLPKLRGLKKLRCLELRRVGFSEIEVLEGLYSLEKLGIMNCELLRIIPNLSDSKNLEWIEIRECNELSEIEGLKGLDSLGKLSISNCPSLRKIQLPKKLCELDILKCDKLSEIEIEGPEDLESLTIFHLCWCESIVRLPGLSNLKMLKDLWFFNLPLEINCFDGLESLEELCLFGSKSLKVLPDISPLKNLKHLSLSDCERI, encoded by the exons ATGAATGAATGCTTGAGTCTAATGCACCTCCCAACCAGCTTTGGTGAGTTGAGTTCTCTCAAAACACTTCACATTAGAAATGCAAGAATCGACCAATTACCAGAAACATTGGGCCTCTTGGAAGCCTTAAcggag CTATACGTTGACTTTTCTGCAATACGGTTACCTATTTCTATACGTCATCTGAGAAACCTCCAAATTTTAAGTACAGACTATTATTCTATGAGAAGTGAAGGGTTTATTCGTGATGAACGTCAAAGCAAGCCTCGTATGGGGTCGGAGATGGATCTGCTAGAGCTTCCACCAAGTTTGAAATATTTGGATGCTTCGCACTGCAAAATGAAATCACTCCCAATGCTGTCAAATCTGACAAATTTAGAGTTATTGCAACTTTTTGACtgtccaaatttgatggagaTACCAACTACTATCAATGCTCTTACGAGGCTGGAGTCACTCTATTTAGTTCAATGCCCTCACGTACAATGCATCCCACATCTTCCCTCAAGTCTGAAATTCTTGATAGTTCATAATTGTGAAAATCTTAGAGAAATATCTGGTTACTCGGATGTGGGAAATTTAGAGAAATTACTTCTTCGTGATTGCTCCAAGCTAGCAAAATTAAGCCTTGAGGGATTAGATTCTCTGCAGCAGTTCCAGATTTTGGGTTGTGACTCATTGAGAAAATTGCCAAAACTTAGGGGCTTGAAAAAATTGAGGTGCTTAGAGCTCAGGAGAGTTGGCTTTTCTGAGATTGAAGTGCTTGAGGGATTGTACTCCCTGGAAAAGTTGGGTATAATGAATTGTGAATTATTAAGAATAATTCCAAATTTATCAGACTCGAAGAATCTTGAGTGGATTGAAATTCGAGAGTGCAATGAGTTATCTGAGATTGAGGGCCTTAAGGGATTGGACTCACTGGGGAAACTGTCTATATCAAATTGCCCATCATTGAGAAAGATACAACTTCCCAAAAAATTGTGTGAATTAGATATCTTGAAGTGTGACAAGTTATCTGAGATTGAGATTGAGGGTCCTgaggatttggaatctttgactATATTTCACCTCTGTTGGTGCGAATCAATCGTAAGATTACCAGGCTTATCGAACTTGAAGATGTTAAAGGATTTATGGTTTTTTAACCTGCCTCTAGAGATTAACTGCTTTGATGGATTGGAATCCTTGGAAGAATTGTGCTTATTTGGATCCAAATCATTAAAAGTTTTACCAGATATCTCACCCTTGAAGAACCTGAAACATCTATCTCTCTCCGATTGTGAGAGAATTTAA
- the LOC122058390 gene encoding putative disease resistance protein At4g19050 isoform X2, which translates to MNECLSLMHLPTSFGELSSLKTLHIRNARIDQLPETLGLLEALTELYVDFSAIRLPISIRHLRNLQILSTDYYSMRSEGFIRDERQSKPRMGSEMDLLELPPSLKYLDASHCKMKSLPMLSNLTNLELLQLFDCPNLMEIPTTINALTRLESLYLVQCPHVQCIPHLPSSLKFLIVHNCENLREISGYSDVGNLEKLLLRDCSKLAKLSLEGLDSLQQFQILGCDSLRKLPKLRGLKKLRCLELRRVGFSEIEVLEGLYSLEKLGIMNCELLRIIPNLSDSKNLEWIEIRECNELSEIEGLKGLDSLGKLSISNCPSLRKIQLPKKLCELDILKCDKLSEIEIEGPEDLESLTIFHLCWCESIVRLPGLSNLKMLKDLWFFNLPLEINCFDGLESLEELCLFGSKSLKVLPDISPLKNLKHLSLSDCERI; encoded by the exons ATGAATGAATGCTTGAGTCTAATGCACCTCCCAACCAGCTTTGGTGAGTTGAGTTCTCTCAAAACACTTCACATTAGAAATGCAAGAATCGACCAATTACCAGAAACATTGGGCCTCTTGGAAG ccttaACGGAGCTATACGTTGACTTTTCTGCAATACGGTTACCTATTTCTATACGTCATCTGAGAAACCTCCAAATTTTAAGTACAGACTATTATTCTATGAGAAGTGAAGGGTTTATTCGTGATGAACGTCAAAGCAAGCCTCGTATGGGGTCGGAGATGGATCTGCTAGAGCTTCCACCAAGTTTGAAATATTTGGATGCTTCGCACTGCAAAATGAAATCACTCCCAATGCTGTCAAATCTGACAAATTTAGAGTTATTGCAACTTTTTGACtgtccaaatttgatggagaTACCAACTACTATCAATGCTCTTACGAGGCTGGAGTCACTCTATTTAGTTCAATGCCCTCACGTACAATGCATCCCACATCTTCCCTCAAGTCTGAAATTCTTGATAGTTCATAATTGTGAAAATCTTAGAGAAATATCTGGTTACTCGGATGTGGGAAATTTAGAGAAATTACTTCTTCGTGATTGCTCCAAGCTAGCAAAATTAAGCCTTGAGGGATTAGATTCTCTGCAGCAGTTCCAGATTTTGGGTTGTGACTCATTGAGAAAATTGCCAAAACTTAGGGGCTTGAAAAAATTGAGGTGCTTAGAGCTCAGGAGAGTTGGCTTTTCTGAGATTGAAGTGCTTGAGGGATTGTACTCCCTGGAAAAGTTGGGTATAATGAATTGTGAATTATTAAGAATAATTCCAAATTTATCAGACTCGAAGAATCTTGAGTGGATTGAAATTCGAGAGTGCAATGAGTTATCTGAGATTGAGGGCCTTAAGGGATTGGACTCACTGGGGAAACTGTCTATATCAAATTGCCCATCATTGAGAAAGATACAACTTCCCAAAAAATTGTGTGAATTAGATATCTTGAAGTGTGACAAGTTATCTGAGATTGAGATTGAGGGTCCTgaggatttggaatctttgactATATTTCACCTCTGTTGGTGCGAATCAATCGTAAGATTACCAGGCTTATCGAACTTGAAGATGTTAAAGGATTTATGGTTTTTTAACCTGCCTCTAGAGATTAACTGCTTTGATGGATTGGAATCCTTGGAAGAATTGTGCTTATTTGGATCCAAATCATTAAAAGTTTTACCAGATATCTCACCCTTGAAGAACCTGAAACATCTATCTCTCTCCGATTGTGAGAGAATTTAA